Proteins from a genomic interval of Acetobacterium woodii DSM 1030:
- a CDS encoding O-methyltransferase, whose protein sequence is MSEIVQDYIENYIRGLIPENEPRIEKFRNQALKDEIPIIHKEVQKHIELLICSHKIQSILEVGTAVGFSASVFALAMGPQGQVDTIERNLKMVVQADENITDLGLKNQINLIIGDAQENLTKLDKSYDMIFLDGAKGHYIHLLDDCLRCLKPGGLLISDNVLYKGMIATNELVIRRKITIVKRMRAYLETIANHPQLLTSILPLGDGLAISWKKD, encoded by the coding sequence GTGAGTGAGATTGTACAAGATTACATTGAAAATTATATTAGAGGGTTAATTCCCGAAAATGAACCGCGAATCGAAAAATTTAGAAATCAGGCCTTAAAAGACGAGATCCCGATTATTCATAAAGAGGTTCAAAAACACATTGAATTGTTGATCTGCTCCCATAAAATTCAGTCTATTCTGGAGGTTGGTACAGCAGTAGGGTTTTCAGCTTCGGTGTTTGCGCTGGCGATGGGCCCGCAGGGGCAGGTTGACACGATCGAACGAAATCTCAAAATGGTGGTGCAAGCTGATGAGAATATTACCGACCTTGGTTTGAAAAATCAGATTAATCTGATAATTGGTGACGCGCAGGAAAACCTGACCAAACTTGATAAAAGTTATGATATGATTTTTTTAGATGGTGCGAAGGGTCATTATATTCATTTGCTTGATGACTGTTTGCGATGCTTAAAACCAGGCGGATTGCTCATTTCGGATAATGTCTTGTATAAAGGAATGATCGCGACAAATGAGCTGGTTATTCGTCGAAAAATAACCATTGTTAAACGGATGCGGGCTTACTTAGAGACGATCGCCAATCATCCCCAATTGCTGACGAGTATTTTGCCGTTAGGCGATGGACTGGCAATCAGTTGGAAAAAAGATTAA
- a CDS encoding ribonuclease J, which produces MASGSQRLEGRSRPKRKPQVQRNKDKLRLIPLGGLGEIGKNLTVFEYKEDIILVDCGLKFPDDAMFGIDIVLPDFNYILENQEKVKGVVITHGHEDHIGGLVYLLKKIDIPIYATKFTMGLIDKKLKEHGLLTKTTRIIVKPKDRIDIGGFNVEFIRVNHSIADAVGLCIKCAAATVVHTGDFKIDYHPIGGEIIDLQRFAKIGSQGVDLLMSDSTNVESAGFTPSESTVGPTLYNLFRGAKGRIIVTTFASNVHRLQQVIDAAVEYKRKVIICGRSMENVSEVAMDLGYLKVPVNVLVQLKDIKNYKDKELVIITTGSQGEPMAALGRMALGEHRHLTIKKEDMVIISASPVPGNEKMVSEVINKLVELGSDVIYGRFAEIHVSGHAKQEELKLMITLVKPKHFLPVHGESRMLMQHAELAVNVGMNKERTFIAENGNILEIDKRSVQIVGKTQAEPILVDGLGVGDIGNIVLNDRKRLSEDGLFIVVCTMHKGKAISGPDIISRGFVYVRESEELINNAREEVKKALISCEEKGIIDWNSIKNVIRESLFKYLYEKTQRKPMILPILMEV; this is translated from the coding sequence ATAGCATCGGGGAGCCAACGACTAGAAGGACGTTCAAGACCGAAAAGAAAACCTCAGGTTCAGCGTAACAAAGACAAACTGAGATTAATCCCACTAGGAGGGCTAGGCGAAATCGGTAAAAATCTAACCGTGTTCGAATACAAGGAGGATATCATCCTTGTCGACTGTGGTCTGAAATTTCCTGATGACGCCATGTTCGGAATTGATATCGTCTTGCCGGATTTCAATTATATTCTGGAAAACCAGGAAAAGGTAAAAGGCGTTGTCATTACGCATGGTCATGAAGATCATATCGGGGGGCTGGTTTACTTATTAAAGAAAATTGATATTCCTATCTATGCAACTAAATTTACGATGGGACTTATCGATAAAAAGCTTAAGGAGCACGGCCTGTTAACCAAAACGACCAGAATAATTGTTAAACCCAAAGATCGAATTGATATCGGCGGATTTAATGTTGAGTTCATTCGAGTTAATCACAGCATCGCAGATGCTGTCGGGCTTTGCATAAAATGTGCAGCAGCGACTGTTGTTCATACGGGCGATTTTAAAATCGACTATCATCCAATTGGCGGTGAAATAATCGACTTGCAGCGATTTGCTAAAATTGGATCGCAGGGTGTTGACCTGCTGATGTCGGACAGTACCAACGTCGAAAGTGCTGGATTCACCCCATCTGAAAGTACTGTCGGACCAACTTTGTATAACTTATTCAGAGGTGCTAAGGGCCGGATTATTGTGACGACTTTTGCTTCAAACGTTCATCGTTTGCAACAGGTGATTGACGCGGCCGTTGAATATAAACGCAAAGTGATCATTTGTGGACGCAGTATGGAAAACGTCAGTGAAGTGGCGATGGATCTCGGTTATCTGAAAGTACCGGTTAACGTCTTAGTTCAATTAAAAGACATTAAAAATTATAAAGATAAAGAATTAGTGATTATTACGACCGGAAGCCAGGGAGAACCCATGGCTGCATTAGGAAGAATGGCATTGGGTGAGCATCGTCATCTGACTATTAAAAAAGAAGATATGGTTATTATTTCAGCATCGCCAGTACCAGGTAATGAAAAAATGGTATCCGAAGTTATTAATAAATTAGTCGAACTTGGTTCTGATGTTATTTATGGGCGGTTTGCGGAAATTCACGTTTCCGGACATGCCAAACAAGAAGAATTAAAGCTGATGATTACCCTTGTTAAACCAAAACATTTTCTTCCCGTTCATGGAGAAAGTCGGATGCTGATGCAGCATGCCGAGTTGGCCGTTAATGTTGGGATGAATAAGGAGCGAACGTTTATTGCTGAAAATGGTAATATTTTAGAAATCGATAAACGAAGTGTTCAAATTGTTGGCAAAACTCAGGCCGAACCGATATTAGTTGACGGTTTAGGAGTTGGGGATATTGGCAACATTGTTTTAAATGATCGCAAGCGATTATCTGAAGACGGTCTTTTTATCGTCGTCTGTACAATGCATAAAGGTAAAGCGATTTCCGGGCCGGATATTATTTCACGTGGGTTTGTTTACGTGCGCGAATCGGAAGAGTTAATTAACAATGCACGAGAAGAAGTCAAGAAAGCCTTGATATCTTGTGAAGAAAAAGGTATTATTGATTGGAATTCAATAAAGAATGTTATTCGTGAAAGCTTATTTAAATATTTATATGAAAAAACCCAAAGAAAACCAATGATACTACCCATTTTGATGGAAGTATAA
- the mltG gene encoding endolytic transglycosylase MltG yields the protein MGEKRRKPPQKKRGKFIAIIVLLIIIFGSTGIFGFNYFIGKMLEPVGQGDTVNVEIEDGAVISDVAELLAKNNLIRDVFAFELLAKKENVANQIQSGYYAFNPAESAQQILDRLVSGDVADASVTIPEGRNISEFAQILEDQNICDADAFIEETKKVSVYQKEYPILSSIPLEQKDGVSRSLEGYLYPDTYRFSPNTEPSEVVKAMLDRFVEVYDKDYLARTKEMNKTVDEIVIMASIVELETKLVEDKANAASVFYNRIADGMPLQSDITVDYARGEKTAVLTTAETQYESPYNTYLHTGLPFGPICSFGETSLEAALYPANTNYLYFVADMETGKIHFNETYEEHLADVKTYMGN from the coding sequence ATGGGCGAAAAACGGAGAAAGCCACCACAAAAAAAACGAGGGAAATTTATTGCAATTATTGTTTTATTAATAATTATTTTTGGTTCAACAGGTATATTTGGCTTTAATTATTTTATTGGAAAAATGTTGGAGCCGGTTGGCCAAGGCGATACGGTAAACGTCGAGATCGAAGATGGGGCGGTAATTAGCGACGTTGCGGAGCTGTTAGCGAAAAATAATCTAATAAGGGATGTTTTTGCCTTTGAGCTTTTAGCTAAAAAAGAAAATGTTGCTAATCAGATCCAATCTGGATATTATGCATTTAATCCAGCTGAATCAGCCCAACAGATTTTAGATCGTCTCGTGTCAGGGGATGTGGCAGATGCTTCAGTCACGATTCCAGAAGGCCGAAACATATCTGAATTTGCCCAAATTTTGGAAGATCAAAATATTTGTGATGCCGATGCATTTATCGAAGAAACAAAAAAAGTATCAGTGTATCAAAAAGAGTATCCGATTCTCAGTAGTATCCCTTTGGAGCAAAAAGATGGTGTGAGTCGCAGTTTAGAGGGCTACTTATATCCCGACACCTATCGGTTTTCACCCAATACGGAGCCGTCTGAAGTGGTCAAAGCGATGTTGGATCGATTTGTTGAAGTTTACGATAAAGACTACTTAGCGAGAACAAAGGAAATGAACAAAACAGTTGATGAAATTGTGATTATGGCATCGATTGTTGAATTAGAAACGAAGTTAGTCGAAGATAAGGCGAATGCCGCAAGTGTTTTTTATAACCGCATTGCGGATGGAATGCCACTTCAATCCGATATTACCGTGGATTATGCCAGAGGTGAAAAAACAGCCGTTTTAACAACCGCAGAAACACAATATGAATCACCGTATAATACATATCTTCACACCGGATTGCCTTTTGGTCCGATTTGTTCTTTTGGGGAAACTTCCTTAGAGGCTGCTTTATATCCGGCCAACACAAATTATTTATATTTTGTGGCAGACATGGAGACCGGAAAAATTCATTTTAATGAAACGTATGAAGAGCACCTTGCTGATGTAAAAACATATATGGGAAATTAA
- a CDS encoding IreB family regulatory phosphoprotein — MIDRGTIMFEVDSEKSQKIDEVMRNVHKALVEKGYNPVNQIVGYVMSGDPTYITSHREARNAIQKIERDELLEELVRRYLKSI, encoded by the coding sequence GTGATTGATCGAGGAACCATTATGTTTGAGGTCGATAGCGAAAAGTCTCAGAAGATCGACGAAGTGATGCGAAATGTACATAAGGCTCTAGTTGAAAAAGGGTATAACCCCGTCAATCAGATTGTAGGTTATGTCATGTCAGGAGATCCGACCTATATCACAAGTCACAGGGAAGCGCGAAATGCGATACAAAAAATTGAGCGAGATGAGTTACTCGAAGAACTTGTAAGACGTTACTTAAAGAGTATTTAG
- a CDS encoding YlbF family regulator, which yields MNVYDEANNLAKALKESIEYKNFLAAKEKLEQEPEKFEMAKDYMRRQMEIQSFQMLGNELTEEQISTYNALANTIMEIPEIAEFFQAQMYFSVIFQDITDIMAKAVDLNLGLFGSEEDCDA from the coding sequence ATGAATGTATATGATGAAGCCAATAATTTGGCAAAAGCGCTGAAAGAGTCAATCGAATATAAAAACTTTTTAGCGGCGAAAGAAAAACTGGAACAAGAACCAGAAAAATTTGAAATGGCCAAAGATTATATGCGTCGGCAAATGGAAATCCAATCATTTCAAATGTTGGGAAATGAGCTAACGGAAGAACAAATTAGCACCTATAATGCTCTGGCAAATACGATTATGGAAATTCCTGAGATTGCTGAATTTTTTCAGGCTCAAATGTATTTTTCAGTTATTTTTCAGGATATCACAGATATAATGGCTAAAGCCGTTGATTTGAATTTGGGACTTTTTGGCTCAGAAGAAGACTGCGACGCTTAA
- a CDS encoding aldo/keto reductase, with amino-acid sequence MKINPLGNTGIKVSRMCFGSLTIGPLQKNKTLSESREIIACALEQGVNFFDTADLYNNYDHLKQAIQMQKDVVIATKSYDYTATGVIKSLNRALTELDRDYVDLYLLHEQESQKTIEGHWEAIEELIKQKKMGKVRAIGISTHRIEGVYGANLFSELDIIHPLINLTGIGIEDGTAAEMVTAIHAAKKKGKGIYGMKPLGGGNLLSQKKASFDYILGLQDLDAIAIGVQSVDEVRYNVKKFNHESIPETLESAVSSAPKTLHISDWCSGCGACVKRCNQDALALVEGKARVDQNKCVLCCYCSSACQDFCIKVI; translated from the coding sequence ATGAAAATTAATCCATTGGGCAATACTGGCATAAAAGTATCCCGGATGTGCTTTGGCAGTTTAACCATTGGCCCTCTCCAGAAAAACAAAACCCTTTCGGAAAGTCGCGAAATCATCGCTTGTGCCCTGGAACAAGGCGTGAATTTTTTTGATACCGCCGACCTTTATAACAATTACGATCACCTTAAGCAAGCCATACAAATGCAAAAGGATGTTGTGATTGCGACCAAATCTTATGACTACACAGCGACGGGCGTGATAAAAAGTTTGAATCGGGCATTAACAGAATTGGACAGAGATTATGTCGATCTTTATTTGCTTCACGAACAGGAAAGTCAAAAAACGATTGAGGGTCATTGGGAAGCCATTGAGGAACTGATCAAACAAAAGAAAATGGGTAAAGTGCGAGCAATTGGGATCTCTACCCATCGGATCGAAGGCGTTTATGGGGCGAATTTATTTTCGGAACTGGATATCATTCATCCGCTGATCAATTTGACCGGGATTGGGATTGAAGATGGGACAGCAGCAGAAATGGTAACAGCGATTCATGCGGCTAAGAAAAAAGGCAAGGGCATTTATGGCATGAAACCATTGGGTGGCGGGAATCTTCTTTCACAAAAAAAAGCGAGCTTCGATTATATTTTGGGTTTGCAAGACTTGGATGCCATTGCGATTGGCGTTCAGTCGGTTGATGAAGTACGATACAACGTTAAAAAATTTAACCATGAGTCAATACCAGAAACGCTCGAGTCAGCTGTTTCCAGCGCTCCCAAAACGCTGCACATCAGTGATTGGTGTAGTGGTTGCGGAGCGTGTGTTAAACGATGTAATCAGGACGCGTTGGCATTAGTTGAAGGAAAAGCCAGAGTAGATCAAAATAAATGTGTGCTTTGCTGTTATTGCAGTTCAGCCTGTCAGGACTTTTGTATCAAAGTGATTTAA
- a CDS encoding Fur family transcriptional regulator, producing MANEKQIVDALRKRGNKITPQRLLTIKVLMTLDQHHFSVEELFQAVKLQNTDVGMSTIYRTVQILEEMGFITKRNFDDGFARYELCERDEKHWHHHLICLKCGKVIEMQGDFLEALEKEIEEKKDFIIINHELKVYGYCSDCYAIMKGDKFD from the coding sequence ATGGCTAATGAAAAACAAATTGTGGATGCACTCAGAAAAAGAGGAAACAAAATAACCCCTCAACGTCTGCTTACGATTAAGGTTTTAATGACCTTAGACCAGCACCACTTTAGTGTTGAAGAATTATTCCAGGCGGTTAAACTGCAAAATACGGATGTGGGAATGTCAACCATTTATCGAACGGTGCAAATATTAGAAGAAATGGGATTCATTACCAAACGTAACTTTGATGATGGCTTTGCTCGGTACGAACTTTGCGAGCGGGATGAAAAACACTGGCATCATCACCTGATTTGTTTAAAATGCGGAAAGGTCATCGAAATGCAAGGCGATTTTCTTGAAGCTCTCGAAAAAGAAATAGAAGAAAAGAAAGATTTTATTATAATCAATCACGAACTTAAAGTGTACGGATACTGTTCGGATTGTTATGCAATAATGAAAGGAGACAAATTTGACTGA
- the ruvX gene encoding Holliday junction resolvase RuvX: MERILGIDVGDKWIGVAVTDPLQITAQGVMTLKRKTRDDDLQAFRDLIEKYEIKKVVAGLPLNMNGSESAQTRKTVNFCQFIKKRLNVEIIYIDERLTSAWSEKILIEGNVSRENRKEYIDMLAAQIILQSYMDRAVK, translated from the coding sequence ATGGAAAGAATTTTAGGAATCGATGTTGGTGACAAATGGATTGGGGTTGCGGTGACGGACCCTTTACAAATTACGGCACAGGGAGTTATGACGCTTAAACGAAAAACACGCGATGATGACTTGCAAGCGTTTCGGGATCTTATTGAGAAATATGAGATCAAAAAAGTAGTGGCCGGATTGCCACTGAATATGAATGGTTCGGAATCTGCTCAGACCCGAAAAACCGTGAACTTCTGTCAGTTTATCAAGAAAAGGTTGAATGTTGAAATTATCTATATCGATGAACGATTAACCTCAGCCTGGTCTGAAAAAATACTGATTGAAGGTAATGTTTCTCGGGAAAACCGAAAAGAATATATTGATATGCTGGCAGCACAAATTATTTTACAATCTTATATGGATCGGGCTGTAAAGTAA
- a CDS encoding DUF1292 domain-containing protein, which translates to MSGKNIIEREVDMEEKIMLVDDTGVEREFELVVSFDIEDKTYVLLSENEESDDVFPFVVTEDEEGEVLMPVEDEAEFELVAAAYDEIMDAEDYEDEEDADEEDETE; encoded by the coding sequence ATGAGCGGAAAAAATATAATTGAAAGAGAAGTTGATATGGAAGAAAAAATAATGTTAGTTGATGACACCGGAGTTGAAAGAGAATTTGAATTAGTTGTTAGTTTTGATATTGAAGATAAAACCTATGTGTTATTATCAGAAAATGAAGAAAGTGATGATGTATTCCCATTTGTCGTAACCGAAGATGAAGAAGGCGAAGTATTAATGCCGGTTGAAGATGAAGCTGAGTTTGAACTTGTGGCAGCAGCTTATGATGAAATCATGGATGCCGAAGATTATGAAGATGAAGAAGATGCTGATGAGGAAGACGAAACTGAATAA
- the alaS gene encoding alanine--tRNA ligase has protein sequence MKPLGLNEIREKYLAFFEEKGHLRLNSFPLVPINDKSLLLINSGMAPLKPYFTGDEIPPRNRITTCQKCIRTPDIENVGKTARHGTFFEMLGNFSFGDYFKKEAIPWAWEFCTKVMEIPEEKIWITIYLDDDEAFKIWHEDVGIPKEKIVRLGKEDNFWEHGLGPCGPCSELYFDRGEEYGCDSPTCGVGCDCDRYVEFWNLVFTQFDKDEAGNYNPLPKPNIDTGMGLERLAVIMQEVGTIFEIDTVEHVLNYISQKAGVKYGDDPVNDISIRVVTDHIRSVTFMIADGVMPGNEGRGYVLRRLLRRAIRHGKLLGIKDLFLYDVAKEAICVSEDAYPELKEKQAFIQKLIRIEEERFKETIDQGLVILNKEIDKIIEMKETVFPGQSAFKLYDTYGFPFDLTKEIIEERGLHVYQSEFEKEMQIQRERARQDRLNSDLAVWADDPFNPLGPDAVDTFVGYDNLETEGTIIGLYVNESLVDEAKVGDKVLILLDQTSFYAESGGQTGDHGIISKGDGCIEVNDCKKGSLSRHIHSGIVKSGIFKVGETVITEVNKERRDAVQRNHTSTHLLQKALKQVLGDHVEQAGSFVSPERLRFDFNHFQAMTREEKRQVEDIVNKAILEAYDVTIFETNIDKAKALGATALFGEKYGEIVRVVKVGDFSTELCGGCHISNSAKVGLFKIISEGGVAAGVRRIEAATGFNAWHLVEKMDDTLVDAANLIKTNPDHLIEKVTELTELNKEKERTISELKQKFAGNAILDIHQKMTIVNGVQVTVAAVEKMPMEELRTIGDMLKDRMGSGIVLLGSVIDSKVNFIATATPDIVKRGFHAGKVIKEVATIAGGGGGGRPDMAQAGGKLPEKLTEALSKGADCIREQLN, from the coding sequence ATGAAACCATTAGGATTAAATGAAATCAGAGAAAAATACTTAGCATTTTTTGAGGAAAAAGGACATTTGCGATTAAATAGCTTTCCATTGGTACCAATTAATGACAAAAGTCTATTATTGATCAATTCGGGGATGGCACCGTTAAAACCATATTTTACCGGAGATGAAATTCCGCCGCGCAATCGTATCACAACCTGTCAGAAGTGTATTCGAACTCCGGATATCGAAAATGTTGGCAAAACAGCCCGACATGGTACTTTTTTTGAAATGTTGGGAAATTTTTCCTTTGGCGATTATTTTAAAAAAGAAGCGATTCCCTGGGCCTGGGAATTTTGTACCAAAGTGATGGAAATACCGGAAGAAAAGATCTGGATTACCATTTATTTGGATGATGATGAGGCCTTTAAAATATGGCATGAAGATGTCGGCATCCCCAAAGAAAAAATTGTCCGTCTGGGTAAAGAGGATAATTTCTGGGAACATGGGTTAGGACCTTGTGGACCTTGTTCCGAACTTTATTTTGATCGCGGCGAAGAATATGGTTGTGACAGTCCTACCTGTGGGGTCGGCTGTGACTGTGACCGTTATGTCGAATTCTGGAATCTGGTCTTCACCCAATTTGACAAAGATGAAGCAGGCAACTATAATCCCTTGCCAAAACCGAACATTGATACCGGGATGGGACTGGAACGGCTGGCAGTTATTATGCAGGAAGTCGGAACGATCTTTGAAATTGACACCGTTGAACATGTGCTAAATTATATCAGTCAAAAAGCCGGTGTAAAATATGGCGATGATCCTGTTAATGACATCTCTATTCGAGTGGTTACCGATCATATTCGCAGTGTTACCTTTATGATTGCCGATGGTGTTATGCCGGGCAATGAAGGCCGTGGTTATGTCTTAAGACGATTGCTGCGACGGGCGATTCGACATGGAAAACTTTTAGGAATTAAAGATTTATTTCTTTATGATGTTGCTAAAGAAGCCATTTGTGTCTCTGAAGATGCTTATCCGGAACTGAAAGAAAAACAGGCATTTATTCAAAAACTGATTCGGATTGAAGAAGAACGATTTAAAGAAACCATCGATCAGGGGTTAGTCATTCTTAATAAAGAAATTGATAAAATTATCGAAATGAAAGAAACGGTTTTTCCGGGCCAGAGTGCTTTTAAACTTTATGATACCTATGGATTTCCGTTTGATTTAACCAAAGAGATTATTGAAGAACGCGGACTTCATGTATATCAGAGTGAGTTTGAAAAAGAAATGCAAATTCAACGCGAACGGGCCCGACAGGATCGGCTTAACAGTGATTTAGCGGTCTGGGCTGATGATCCGTTTAATCCCTTAGGTCCGGATGCGGTTGATACCTTTGTGGGTTATGATAATCTTGAAACCGAAGGCACAATTATCGGTCTTTATGTGAATGAAAGCCTTGTTGATGAAGCAAAGGTTGGTGATAAGGTACTCATACTTTTAGATCAGACCTCGTTTTACGCAGAAAGCGGGGGACAGACCGGCGATCATGGCATTATCTCTAAAGGTGATGGATGTATCGAAGTGAATGATTGTAAAAAAGGCAGTCTGAGTCGTCATATCCACTCGGGGATTGTTAAATCAGGGATATTTAAAGTTGGCGAAACGGTTATCACCGAAGTGAATAAAGAACGCCGGGATGCTGTCCAACGGAATCATACATCAACCCATTTATTGCAAAAAGCCCTCAAACAAGTTTTAGGGGATCATGTTGAACAGGCTGGTTCTTTTGTTTCGCCAGAACGTTTGCGTTTTGACTTTAACCATTTTCAGGCGATGACCCGCGAAGAAAAACGACAAGTTGAAGATATTGTGAATAAGGCCATTTTGGAAGCTTATGATGTCACTATTTTTGAAACCAATATTGACAAAGCAAAAGCATTAGGAGCGACAGCTTTGTTTGGCGAGAAATACGGAGAAATTGTTCGCGTCGTAAAAGTCGGAGATTTCAGTACCGAGCTTTGTGGTGGTTGTCACATCAGTAATTCAGCGAAAGTTGGTTTGTTTAAAATTATCAGCGAAGGTGGTGTTGCGGCTGGAGTTCGCCGAATTGAAGCCGCTACCGGTTTTAATGCCTGGCACCTTGTTGAAAAAATGGATGATACCCTTGTTGATGCTGCCAACTTGATAAAAACAAATCCCGATCATTTAATTGAAAAAGTAACCGAGCTGACAGAACTTAATAAAGAAAAAGAACGAACTATTTCAGAACTAAAACAGAAATTTGCGGGAAATGCCATTCTCGATATTCATCAAAAAATGACCATTGTTAATGGGGTTCAAGTAACGGTTGCAGCGGTTGAAAAAATGCCAATGGAAGAACTGCGGACAATCGGTGATATGCTAAAAGATCGAATGGGTTCGGGGATCGTTTTGCTGGGAAGTGTCATTGATAGCAAGGTTAATTTTATTGCAACAGCAACTCCGGATATTGTCAAGCGCGGTTTCCATGCCGGAAAAGTTATTAAAGAAGTGGCGACGATAGCCGGCGGAGGGGGCGGTGGACGTCCAGATATGGCGCAAGCTGGAGGAAAACTACCTGAAAAATTGACAGAAGCCCTGTCAAAGGGAGCGGACTGCATTCGTGAACAGTTGAATTAA
- a CDS encoding peptidase U32 family protein — translation MKKPELLAPAGNFEKLKYALHYGADAVYCAGERFGLRAKADNFSQETLSEAVAYVHERNKKIYVTLNIIAHNADLEGLPEYVEELQELGIDGVIVADPGVFSVVREVAPELKISVSTQANNTNWRSVAFWHAQGAKRIVLARELGLKEIQEIREKVAPEMEIETFVHGAMCISYSGRCLLSHYMTGRNSNQGDCAHPCRWKYHLIEETRPDEAFSIEEDETGSFIFNSKDLCLINEIPQLMIAGVNSFKIEGRMKSLYYVATVVSAYRSAIDYCCANPTVTHLEDGYYEELTKVSHRNYTKGFFNGKTTAADQNYGTSSYTRNYDFVGLVLAYDEQTRMALIEQRNKVSIGDEIEIMIPGKGFFKQKIEAMTDQSGKAIESTPHPKMQYYLLMKEPVKPMDLLRKKD, via the coding sequence ATGAAAAAACCGGAACTATTAGCACCGGCGGGAAATTTCGAAAAATTAAAATATGCCTTGCATTATGGTGCCGATGCGGTATATTGTGCCGGCGAGCGATTTGGATTACGGGCCAAGGCTGACAATTTTAGTCAGGAAACACTTTCGGAAGCGGTTGCGTATGTCCATGAACGGAATAAGAAAATATATGTGACATTAAATATTATTGCCCATAATGCCGATTTAGAAGGCTTGCCAGAATATGTAGAAGAACTGCAAGAATTGGGAATTGACGGCGTTATCGTCGCAGATCCCGGGGTTTTTTCCGTCGTTCGTGAAGTTGCCCCGGAGTTAAAAATATCAGTCAGCACCCAGGCCAATAATACCAATTGGCGAAGCGTCGCATTTTGGCATGCTCAAGGAGCTAAACGAATTGTTTTGGCTCGGGAACTGGGTCTAAAAGAGATTCAGGAAATTCGTGAAAAAGTTGCTCCGGAAATGGAAATTGAAACTTTTGTTCATGGGGCGATGTGCATTTCCTATTCGGGTCGGTGTTTATTAAGTCATTATATGACGGGAAGAAATTCGAATCAGGGCGATTGTGCCCATCCTTGTCGCTGGAAATATCATCTCATTGAAGAAACCCGCCCAGATGAAGCTTTTTCCATTGAAGAAGATGAAACGGGATCGTTTATTTTTAACTCAAAGGATTTATGTCTGATCAATGAAATACCACAATTGATGATCGCGGGTGTAAACAGCTTCAAAATCGAAGGCCGGATGAAAAGCCTTTATTATGTGGCGACGGTTGTTTCGGCATATCGCAGTGCCATCGACTACTGTTGTGCCAACCCGACCGTTACGCACTTGGAAGATGGTTATTATGAGGAACTTACCAAAGTGAGCCATCGCAATTATACGAAAGGTTTTTTCAATGGTAAAACAACGGCCGCTGATCAAAATTATGGTACCAGCAGCTACACTCGAAATTACGATTTTGTTGGTTTAGTATTAGCCTATGATGAGCAAACACGGATGGCCTTGATTGAACAACGAAATAAGGTGTCAATTGGTGATGAAATTGAAATTATGATTCCGGGAAAAGGCTTTTTCAAGCAAAAAATAGAAGCTATGACGGATCAATCCGGGAAAGCTATTGAGTCGACACCACATCCCAAAATGCAATATTATTTATTGATGAAGGAACCAGTTAAACCGATGGATTTGTTAAGAAAAAAAGATTAA